Within the Acidobacteriota bacterium genome, the region ATATTCCCGGCGATTCTGGCGTCCTGGCGGTTCTTTACCTGGTCACTTGTCTAAACCATGACCGCACGGTGAAAAACATGAGCGCCAGTCCGCATAAAATCGCAAGGCTCATCAGGGTCACGGAGTATTGATGCAAATCATTGAACTGAACGCGCAACGGGTCGGTCGGCGAGACTTCATCAATAATGCCGCCCATCTTGTCGCGGAGTTTATTCATGGTCGGCGACACCCAGAACCGCAAGCCTGCAGTAGCCGCAAGCATTCCGGCAAGCAACGCGATATTGAGTTTGCTTTTCCGGGTTTTCAAAAACTGCATAAGCAACAACAGAAAGCCGATGATCAGCCCCAGCCATTCAACTTTAGTAATGGTGCTGGCAACCATCTGTCCTGCGAGATGACGCGAAGGCAAAACCGCAAAGGCGCTTGGCGCAACCGCGAAACTGAAAAAGCACATAGCGCCGAGCCAACCGCCTAAAAGCAAAAACTCGACGAATGCCAGAATTTGCGACTTAGCCGTAAAACCGGCTCCTGTAGCCGCTTCTGCGTCTTGACGATGAGTCGTTGTGGCGCTCATTCTTCACCTGCAAAAAAATCGAAGTTGTAATAAATCTCGTTGAGTTCGAGTTCGCAATCCAGCGTCGAAAGTTTGATTTTGGATTCCAGGTTATCGGTTTCCCGCATCAACCAACTGCCATCCGCTTGTCTGGCAAAATGCTCGACGTGAAAGCGGTCTTGGGCAACCAGAACATATTCGCTGAACGATTCGATTTCACGGTAGGCT harbors:
- a CDS encoding DUF4149 domain-containing protein — its product is MSATTTHRQDAEAATGAGFTAKSQILAFVEFLLLGGWLGAMCFFSFAVAPSAFAVLPSRHLAGQMVASTITKVEWLGLIIGFLLLLMQFLKTRKSKLNIALLAGMLAATAGLRFWVSPTMNKLRDKMGGIIDEVSPTDPLRVQFNDLHQYSVTLMSLAILCGLALMFFTVRSWFRQVTR